From Terriglobales bacterium:
CCGCGCTTCGCGGCGGAATATCGACTAAGAGAATCTGCGGGTGCGCTTCCTTAATCTTTGGGATCAGAGAATCAGGGGTGGAGTGGAATTCCTTCATCACGGTGCGGCCCGCCGTAGTGGCATCGACCAGAGCCTGCAACAGGTCGAGTTGATCACCCTCTGCTGCCACGATGCCGACCGTGACCGTGCTCATGATGCCGCCCTCCCCACTGACAACTGTCCACCTAAATGCTAGAAGCCGGAGCGAGTTGCTCCAAGGTGACGGAAGTCGCAGACCTGCCGTTTTAAGACGCGTATTCGCCGAAAAGCCTGGAAAAAGTGGAGGCTGAGTCCCGGTTCAGTGCACCAGGGGAGGAATGTCCAACTCTTCAATCAGCCGGTGAATTGAGGAGCGCGCAATTTTCAGGAAGCGCGCCGCCTGTACCTTATTATTGCCACACTCAGCCAGAGTGCGCAGGATGAGTCGCCGCTTAAAATTACGTACCTCTTCGTCGAACGAATTGTCGGAATCCTCGAGGCTCCAGGCCGCAAACTGCGAGGGCAGGTGTTCGATTTCGATCTGCGGGCCGTCACAAATGACTATGGCGCGCTCGATCACATTCTGCAGTTCGCGCACGTTACCGGGCCAGTCATATTCTTCCAAAGCGCATAGGGCAGCGGCGGAAATCCGCTGCACCGGCCGCTGGTGGTGCTCACGGAAAGTTTGCAAGAAAGTGTGCGCCAGCAGGGCGACATCATCACGGCGGTCGCGCAGTGGCGGGAGTTCTATTTCGACAGTGTTCAGCCGGTAATAAAGATCGAGACGGAAGCCCCCCTGTTTAGCCAACTCCTGCAGGTTGCGGTGGGTGGCGCAGATGACGCGGGCTTCCATACTACGCGGCTCATTGCTGCCCAGCCGCTCCAAGGTACGTTCTTGCAGCACCCGCAACAGCTTGACCTGAAGCGCGGGAGCGAGATCGCCAACCTCATCCAGAAAAATTGTGCCACGCTGGGCCGCCTCAAAGCGTCCTACGCGCAGCCCGGTGGCGCCGGTGAATGCGCCCTTTTCGTGGCCGAAGAGCTCGGCCTCAATCAAGCTCTCCGGTAACGACGAGCAGGCGACCGCGACAAATGGCTGGTCGGCACGCGGGCTGGCACGATGGATCGCCTGCGCCAGGAGTTCCTTGCCAGTGCCGCTTTCCCCTGTGATCAGCACAGTAGCATCGGTGGAAGCCACTTTGCTTGCCAGGGCAAACACGGCGCGCATGGTTTCATCAGTACCCACTATGGCTGCAAAGCGGCTCATGTCCGGCGCGCTGGCACGCAGGCGCGCCAGTTCGCGTTGCGCTTCCTGATATTGCCACGCACGGCGAAGCACCAGGCGCAGTTCTTCCATGGAGCCGTTCTCCACAAAGTGGTCGTAGGCTCCACTAGTCATGGCGGTGCGCATTACTTCACGGTTGTCGGTGGAAAGAAAAGCCACTACCGGCACACCCGCAGGATTGCGGACCAACGTCTGCAGGGCCCTTACCTGCGACGGAAATTGCGGATCGTCGGCGGCAGGCAGACTGCTGATAATCACATCGCTGGATGCAAGGCGCGAATGGTCTTCCAGGGAGGCAGGAGAGAGCGAAAAGTCCGCTCCCAGCTTTTCCTCC
This genomic window contains:
- a CDS encoding sigma-54 dependent transcriptional regulator — translated: MKCHFVDDRREFFAILEEKLGADFSLSPASLEDHSRLASSDVIISSLPAADDPQFPSQVRALQTLVRNPAGVPVVAFLSTDNREVMRTAMTSGAYDHFVENGSMEELRLVLRRAWQYQEAQRELARLRASAPDMSRFAAIVGTDETMRAVFALASKVASTDATVLITGESGTGKELLAQAIHRASPRADQPFVAVACSSLPESLIEAELFGHEKGAFTGATGLRVGRFEAAQRGTIFLDEVGDLAPALQVKLLRVLQERTLERLGSNEPRSMEARVICATHRNLQELAKQGGFRLDLYYRLNTVEIELPPLRDRRDDVALLAHTFLQTFREHHQRPVQRISAAALCALEEYDWPGNVRELQNVIERAIVICDGPQIEIEHLPSQFAAWSLEDSDNSFDEEVRNFKRRLILRTLAECGNNKVQAARFLKIARSSIHRLIEELDIPPLVH